DNA sequence from the Arthrobacter crystallopoietes genome:
GTACGAGCACCAGGAGATCCCCCTGGGCTACATTGCCGACTACATCCGCCGGCTCGGCGAGGGCCAGAACATCATGCGCCCCACCGAGGAACTCATCGCGGAGAAGGAACGCATCGTCGAGGAATACCGGGACCTGCTCGAAGGTGAAACTCAGGCTCTCTTCGACGCCAAGCGCCAGCTCGCCGCCACCGCCTACCCGTACGTGGAAAACCACAACTTCTACATCGAGCACTGGACCATGGGCGTCTTCTGGCGCAAGATCCGCGAACTGTCCCGGATGATGCATGCCGAGGGCTTCTGGACCGAACCCGATGACCTGCTCTACCTGACCCGCAACGAGGTCCGCGATGCACTGTTTGACCTGGTCACCGGCTGGGGCGTGGGCGCCGAACCGATCGGCCCCACCTACTGGCCGGAGGAGATCGAACGCCGCCGCGGCATTGTCGATGCGCTCAAGACCGCCCGTCCGCAGCCGGCGCTGAACACGCCGCCGGAATCCATCACCGAACCCTTCACCCGCATGCTCTGGGGCATCACCACCGAGCAGGTCCAGCAGTGGCTGGGCGCGGGCGAGGAAGTCGAGGGCGGCGGACTGCGCGGCATGGCGGCCTCGCCCGGCGTCGTCGAGGGCCTGGCCCGCGTCGTCCATGACTCGGATCAGCTCACCGAAGTCCAGCAGGGCGAGATCCTGGTGGCCACCGTGACTTCGCCGTCCTGGGGCCCGATCTTCGGCAAGATCAAGGCCACTGTGACGGACATCGGCGGCATGATGAGCCACGCCGCTATTGTCTGCCGCGAGTACGGGCTGCCGGCAGTCACCGGAACGGGCAGCGGCTCGACCACCATCAAGACCGGGCAGCTGCTACGGGTCGACGGCACCAAGGGCATCGTCCAGATTCTGGATATCGAGGAACCTGAACCCCTCGTGACCGGTCCCGGCGCCCACAGCCACAGCCACGCCTGAGTACCTCCACCTCAGGTGATCCCAGTGCCGGGCCGGGCGAGCCAGCCCTTCCCACGGCCCCGGTCCGGCACAACCCAACGCAAAGGTTTGAAGATGACGCAGCAACCCACCGATGCCAACGACGCCGCTGCTACCAGCAGGGAGCGGACGGATGCTGGTACGGCACAGCGGACCGTGCTGATCACCGGTGCCGCCGGGGGCCTCGGCCGGGCCTTCGCGCTCGGTTTCGCCGGCCGCGGCTACCGGGTGGCCGTCGCGGACGTGAACCTGGAAGGCGCGGAAGAGACGGCCAAGCTGGTCCGCGAAACCGGTGCCGACGCGGCGGCCTACCGGGCAGATGTGACCGACCCGGCGTCCACTGAGTCGCTCGCTGCCCAGGTGGCGGAATTCGGGAACGGTCGCATCGACGTCGTACTCAATAACGCGGCCATTTACGCCACGGTGACCCGCACGCCCTTCGAGGACATCGACCCGGACGAATGGGACCTGGTCATGAATGTGAACCTCAAGGGGCCTTGGCTGGTGACCCGTGCGGCGAGCCCCTACCTGGCCGATGGCGGGCGCGTTATCAACCTGTCCAGTGCCACCATCTTCTCCGGGTCCGAGCAGTGGCTGCACTATGTCGCTTCCAAGGGCGGGGTGGTGGCGCTGACCCGGGTGCTGGCCAAGGAGCTGGGCCGGCGCGGCATCACGGTCAACGCGATCGCGCCGGGCTTCACGCTCACCGAAGCCAGCTACTCGCTGATGGAGGACGCCGAAAGCTACGGCGTGGACCGCGGGGCGCTCAAGCGGGCCAGCCAGCCCGAAGACATCGTCGGGGCGGCGCTGTTCCTGGCCGGTCCGGACAGCTCGTACATCACCGGCCAAACCATGGTGGTCGACGGCGGCCGCCAGTTCATCTAAAAACTTCAACCGTCATTTCCAACAAGATTTCCAGCACAAGGAGGAGCCATGCCAACGGTTTATTTCACCGACACGGAAGGCACCACACGCGAGATCACCGGCAACCCCGGGGACTCGGTCATGGAGACGGCCGTCCGCAACGGCGTCCCCGGCATCGTCGCCGAATGCGGCGGTTCGCTGTCCTGCGCCACCTGCCACGTCTTTGTCCGCGAGGACGAGCTGCCCGAGCTGCCGCCCATGGAGGACATGGAGGACGAAATGCTCTACGGCACCGCGGTGGACCGGGAGGAGAACTCCCGCCTGTCCTGCCAGCTGAAGCTGTGCGAGGGTCAGGACCTCCACGTCACTACACCGGAAACGCAGGTCTGATGATGGGCACCGGAACCGCTGACGCGGAAGCCAAGACCAACGACGGCGCCGCCGCCGCTGCAGGGAAGGCGCCGGCCCGGACCGGGCTGCTGATCATCGGCGCCAGCCAGTCCGGCGTGCAGCTGGCCGTGTCGCTGCGGGCCCTGGGCTTCGACGAGCACATCACGCTGCTCGGCGACGAGGACCACCGGCCCTACCAGCGCCCCGCGCTGTCCAAGGAGTTCCTGCAGGGCACGGTGGAGAGCGAATCGCTGATTTTCCGCTCCAACGAGTACTGGGACGAGCACAACATCACCCTGGTCAAGGGCGAGTACATCACCCGGATTGATAAGAACGACGACGGCTCCGGCACCGCGCACGCCGCCTCCGGTGCCGAATTCGGGTTCAAGCGCCTGGCCCTGACGGTCGGCGCCCGGGCGCGGAAACTCGACCTGCCCGGGGCAGACCTGGGCGGCGTGGTTTACCTGCGCAACGCGGACGACGCCCTGGCACTGAAGGCACAGCTGGACAGCGTGCGCGAAGCCGTGGTGGTAGGCGGCGGCTTCATCGGGCTGGAAGCGGCGTCCAGCCTGCACAAGATGCGCAAGTCCGTCACCGTCCTCGAGTACGGCCCGCGCCTGATCGGCCGCGCCGTGGGCGAGGACACCAGCGACTACTTCCTGCAGGCCCACCGCGGCCGCGGCATCGACATCCGGCTCGATGCCCGGATGAAGCGCCTGACCGCAGCCGAAGACGGAAGCCGGGTGGCCGGCGTCGAACTTGAGGACGGCACGGTGATCCCCGCGCAGCTGGTACTCGTCGGGATCGGCGTGGTCCCCAACACCGAACTCGCCGAGCAACTGGGACTGGAAGTCGACAACGGCATCGTAGTGGACTCCCACGCCTTGGCATCGGACGGCACCACCGTGGCGGTGGGCGATGTGGCGAATATGCCCAACCCGCTGCCCGGCTCGCCCGAGGGAGAGCACATCCGGCTGGAAAGCGTGAACAACGCGATCGAGCACGCCAAAGTGGCCGCCTATTCGCTGATGGGCCGGCGCGAGGACTATGCCGGCATCCCATGGTTCTGGTCCAACCAGGCGGACCTGAAACTGCAGATCGCCGGACTGACCCTCGGCTATGACCAGACCGTGGTCCGGCGCGACGACGAACGCGGCAAATTCTCCGTGCTCTACTACCGCAACGGCCGGATCATAGCCGCGGACTGCGTCAATGCACCGCTGGATTTCATGTCGGTCAAGAACGCTCTGGCCAAGGGCCAGAACATACCCGCGGACGCGGCGGCGGATCCCGCCGTCATGCTGAAGACCATCATCACGGACGGCTAAGGAACCCCATGAGAACCCCCGACACGCAGAGTCCGCAGACCAACCCCGACGCCGCCGCCGGCACCGCCTGGTCCGCAGCGGATCCGGCAGCGCACGCGGAAGATCCCCGCGCCACCGCCTTTGCCGCCGCGTACCCCGTACGGCCCGTTCCGGCCACCGGCACCCTGGACACCTCGCCCATCGCCGGCACACCGGCGGCCGAAGACCTGGACAGGCTCTGGAAGGCCGTGGTGGAGGAAACCCGCAGCCGCGGCAACGACATCCACCTGCCCATCTCGCTGGCCTACGCCGAACGGCTCTGCCGGGCCTACCCGGAGGCCGACGCCGAAGTGGTCCGCGTGGCCATCGTGCTGCATGACACCGGCTGGGCGCACGTGGACGAATCACGCATCCTCTCCGAAGGTTTCACCGGCGACTGGCGGAAGGCCGCCATCCGCTTCGAGCACGAAACCGAAGGCTGCAAGGTGGCCCGCCGGGTGCTGCCCGGACTGGGCTACCCGGACGGCTTCATCGCGCGGGTCTGCGAAATCATCGACGGCCACGACACCCGCCATGTGGCCTTCTCGCTGGAGGATGCCCTGGTCCGCGACGCCGACCGGCTGTGGCGCTTCGACCACGCCGGCATCGCACTGGCCTCGTCCTGGTTCGCCATGACGCCTGCCGTCTACACGGACCGCCTGGCCGCGGAGATCATCCCCGAACTCATCACCGAAGCCGCCTACGCGATGGGCACGGCCGACCTCGCCCGGTCCAACGCACTGCTCAAGACAGGAGTGATCCGATGACTTCCGCCGCCCACAGTGCCACCGAGGCAACCAGGCAAGCGCCGGCGGCGTTCTCCGGCCCTGCCGTGGACGCCCGCGCCGCGCTCTCCCTGCCCTACACCCACGTGGACGACGTCTTCATCAATGGCGCCTGGGTTCCCGCCCGCGGCACCGGCCGCAACCCCGTCACCGATCCGGCCACCGGCCAGATCTGGGGCTCGGTTCCGGACGGCACGCCCGAGGATATCGACGCCGCGGTCGGTGCGGCGCGCAAGGCGTTCGACGGCGGGTGGGCCCGGCTTGCTCCATCCGAGCGGGCCGCCTACCTGCTGCGCATCGCCGACGAGGTGGACAAGCGGGCGGAGGAAATGTCGCTGACCAACACCCGCGAAAACGGTTCGCCGGTCTCCGAGTCCACCGGGGCCGCGGCCAACGCGGCGAGTATCTTCCGCTATTTCGCCACCCTCGCGGAGTACCTGGAGCGCGACGACGTCCGCCCGTTCCCGCGCGGCGGCGGTGAGTCGGTGGTGCGCCGGGATCCGGTGGGCGTGTGTGCGCTGATCGCGCCGTGGAACTTTCCGATCAACCTGATGGTGATCAAGCTGGCGCCGGCGCTGCTGGCAGGCTGCACCGTGGTGATGAAACCGGCCTCGCCCACTCCGCTGTCCTTCCGGCTGGTTGTCGACGCCGTGGCCGCCGCCGGTGTACCCGCCGGCGTGGTCAACCTGGTCACCGGTTCCGGCCGGCTGGGCGATGCGCTGGTCAGGCACCCAGGCGTGGACAAGGTGGCCTTCACCGGTTCAACCCCGGTGGGCCGGAAGATTGCCGCGGCCTGCGGCGAACTGCTGCGGCCGGTCACACTGGAACTCGGCGGCAAGTCCAGTGGCATCGTGCTGCCGGACGCGGACCTGGACGCCATGTCCAGCGGACTGGTGCGCTCCTGCATGCGCAACACCGGCCAGACCTGCTACATCTCCACCCGGATCCTGGCCCCCGCCGGACGCTACGACGAGGTGGTGGACATGGTGACCGCAACCATCGCCGCCGGGGTGCAGGGAGACCCCTTGGATCCTGCAACCGTCTTCGGGCCGGCAGCCACCGAATCCCAGTACCGGACCGTGCTGGAATACGTGGACGCCGGCCGGGCCGAAGGCGCCCGGGCGACCACCGGTGGCCGCGCGGCACGGCTCGGCGGCGGACTCGAAGGCGGCTTCTTCGTGGAACCCACGGTCTTCGCCGACGTCACACCGTCCATGCGGATCTCCCGCGAGGAAATCTTCGGCCCGGTGATCTCCGTCCTGAAGTACACGGACGTGGACGAGGCTGTCGCCTTGGCGAACAACACCGAGTTCGGCCTGGGCGGCCTGGTATTCGGCACGGACCAGGACGCTGCCCTCGCCGTCGCTGACCGGATGGACACCGGCTCCGTGGGCATCAACTTCTTTGCCTCCAACCATTCCGCGCCGTTTGGCGGGCGGCACGATTCGGGTCTCGGCACGGAATACGGCATCGAAGGGCTCAACGCTTACCTCAGCTACAAATCCATCCACCGCCGGCCATAGTCTGCCATCCTGCAGGCTCCTGCTGCCGCACGGAAATGCCCGGATGGAACCTCCACCCGGGCATTTCCTTATCTAGATGTCGGCGGTATGTTCCGCGTCAGTCGAGGTTGACCTTGGTGCCTTCCGGCGTGGCGCGGACGGCAATGGTGCCGGCGAGGATGACGGCGATCCAGAACGCTCCGACCAGCCAGATGCTGCCGTTGCCCGCGATCATCAGGCCGGTGGCGATCATCGGGGTGAAGCCGGCGCCGAGCACCGAAGCGCCCTGGTAGGACAGCGAGGCTCCGGTGTAGCGCATGCGGGTGGGGAACTGCTCGGCGATGTAGGCGCCGATGGGGCCGAAGAGCGCGCCCTGGACGATGCCGTTGCCGACCACGATGGCGATGGCGAAGCCCCACAGCGTGCCGTTGCTCAGCAGCATCAGCAGCGGGTAGGCCAGCACAATGCCGGTGATGCCTGCAACGGTGAGGACCTTGCGGCGGCCGATCCGGTCACTGAGCCGCGCAGTGTAGAAGCACATGATCAGGGTGAGGACGGCGCCTGCCGCCTTCCAATTGAGTACGCCGGAACGGTCCACCCCGTTGCCGACGGCGATGGAAACGCCCCACACGGTCAGGATGCCCTGGCAGGCGTAGAAGCTCATGGTGGCGATCAGGGCAACAACGACGGCGCGGGGATGGTTTCGCAGCACGTCGAAGAGCGGCATGCGCTTTTTCTCGCCGGCTTCCTGCAGCTTCTGGAACATCGGCGTTTCAGCAACCTTGAGCCGAATGATCATGCCGACGGCGATCAGCACCGCGCTGAGCAGGAACGGAATGCGCCAGCCCCACTGCAGGAACGCATCGCCGGTCAGGGCGGACGTCAGCGAAACCACCAAGGTGGCCAGCACGGCACCGGCGGGTCCACCGGCGGTGGCGAAGGAAGTGGCCAGGCCGCGCTTCTTCTGTGGTGCGGACTCCAGTGCCATCAAGGCCGCGCCGCCCCATTCGCCGCCCACGGCAATGCCCTGGATGACGCGCAGGGTCACCAGCAGGACCGGCGCAAGGATTCCGATCACTGCGGTGGTGGGCAGCAGGCCGATGAGGACCGTCGAAGCGCCCATCAGCAGCATGGACAGCACAAGCATTTTCTTGCGCCCGAGCTTGTCGCCGAAGTGGCCGAAGACGATGCCGCCGAGCGGACGCGCCAGGTAGCCTGCGGCCAGCGTCGCGAAGGAGGCGAACAGGCCGAAGGCGGGGCTGAGGTTGGCGAAGAAAACGGTATTGAAGACGATGCTGGCTGCGGTCGCGTACAGGATGAAGTCGTAGTACTCGATGGCGCTGCCGATGAAGCTGGATGCCAGGATCCGGCGCATGTCCTTCGTGTTCAAGGACTCGGAGCCGGACTGGTGCTGCGGTGCGGACGGTGCGGACTGCGTAACGGTCTTCAGTGACTCGGACACAATTCCTCCTGATGATGAGGTCGAGGTATCTGGGGAGGGGTTCATGGATGGAGCGCTGGTATTCAGCGGGACGGGCGGAGCTCGATGTGTTCGAGGTCTGCCGGTACGTGGAAGGTGCCGTGGAAATGTTCCGCGGCCTGCTTCCAGACGGAATCGCCGGCCATGCCGGGAACGAGGTGGTGCAGGGCCAGTTGCTTCACGCCGGCCTCGCTGGCGACCTTCGCGGCGTCGCGGACGCTGGTGTGCGACTTGTAGTGGTGGTCCCTGGCCGCGCGGGAGCCTTCGTCCGTCTTATCCGCGTACATAGCCTCGACAAAATCGAAGTCGATCGCCTCGTGCAGCAGCAGATCGGTGTCCTGCGCCAGCGTGACCATGTTCTGCGTGTAGGTGGTGTCGCCCGAGAACGTCACCGAGCCCTCCGCGGTATCGAAGCGGAACCCGAAGGCCGGTGCCACCGGCGGGTGCTCCACCAGGATGGCCGACACCTTGACGAGGTCGTCTTCGTAGATCACGAACGGATCCATGGCCGGCGTCGGGTTCTCATTCGCGTGGTAGCCGATGCCATCCGGAATCTCGATATCGGAGGCTTCGAACAGCTCGAACGGGGACGGGCGCAGGCTGTCGATGATCCTGTCGTTGAGGTCCGTGGCATGCGCGTACATCAGCTGCTCGAACATTTCGCGGGTTCCCGGCGTCGGGCAGTGCGGGGCCACCGGGACGGGCTCAACCGTGGCCCGCGGCGAGGTGTACGGCAACATGCCGCGGTTGCCAGGACCGATGATCCGGACCGGATCGTTGCGCCGGTCGAGAAGGTCGTACAGCCCGAAAATCGCAAGACTGGCCAGATCCACAGTGTGGTCGGAATGCAGGTGGGTGAGGAAGATGCCGCGCAGGTTGGCCAGCTTCAGGCCGGCCTGGCTCAGCCGGCGTCCAACACCGTGTCCGCAGTCCACCAGGTAGAAGGAATCCCCGACGACGACGGCGGTGGCGATTCCGGTCCGGTTGTTCTCCTCAGCGGGCGTCCACCACCGGGGGCCGCCGGCCGTGCCGAGGGTGACGATGCGGGGCTTGAGGTTCGACGCGGTCATGAATGCTCCTCGAAATGAAGATCGTTGATTTCTTCAAGTGTGGCTCCAATCACATAATGTGTATAGTCAATCAATTTGATGGAGTTCATAAGGGGAGTTGATGGCTGAGTTCACCATCCGCCAGTTGCAGTACTTCGTTGCCGTGCTGGACCATGGTTCCGTCACGGCGGCCGCGAAGGAATCGAATATCTCGCAGGCCGCGGCGTCCATGGCCATCGCCCAACTGGAGCACGCGGTAGGTGTTGATCTGCTGATCCGGACCCGCGCGAAGAAAGTCGTGGCAACGCCGGCAGGATTGGAGCTCGCGGCGAGGGCCAGACACATCCTGAGCATGATCGGTGACATCGAAGGTGCCGTTGCCGGCGGCTTCGACGAAATGCGGGGGGCGTTGCGTACGGGCTGCAGCCCCACCCTGTCCCCGCGCTTGCTGCCTGGCCTGGTGGACTATTTCAGCAGCGAGTATCCGGCAGTGGACGTCTCATTCCGTGAGGCCAGCGCTGCCGAGTTGCAGCAGGACGTCCTGGAGGGGCGGATCGATCTTGCCCTGATCTACTCGCTGCAGGCAGTCGACGGCGTGGAGCTGGCGGAAATCGCCCGGGTGCAGCCACACCTGATGCTGTCGGCAACGCACCCGCTGGCAGGCCAGGAATCCATTACCTTCGCCCAGGTGCGCGATGAGTGGGCCATCCTGCATGACGTGCCGCCCACCATCGAAAGGGTGACCGGCATGATGCGCGCCACCGGCGTCGAGCCAAAGCTCCGCTGGCCCAGCACGGACATGGAAACCATCCGCTCCCTCGTTGCCCGCGGCCTTGGCTATTCCATGGTCAACACCCGCCCGGTAAACGACACAACGGGGGACGGGCTCAAGGTCGCCTATGTTCCGCTGGCCGACGAGTTGCCGCCCAACTCCGTGGTGGCGGCGCTGCCGCCGGGGACCCGCGTCCCGAGGCGGGTCAAAGAGGCGATCCGGTTCCTCCGCGAGGCCGCGACGGCTCCGCCCGCCGGCACCTCTCAGTAGTAGTACAATATCCAGTACCACTAGGAGGAATCATGGCCATAACCGCATCGGAAGCACGCGCGCGCCTCTTTCCCCTGATCGAACAGGTCAACGAGGACCATGCCCCCGTTGAAATCGTGTCGAAAAAGGGCAGCGCAGTGCTCATGTCGCTTGAAGATTACGAGGCCTTGCAGGAGACGGCATACCTGCTGCGTACCCCCGCAAACGCCGCCCGCCTTACCGAAAGCATTGCCCAGCATCGGGCCGGAAAAGCAGCAGCCAGGCAGCTCGCCGAGTGAATGTGCTGTTTACCGACATCGGTTGGCAGGATTACCAATACTGGCTCGCAACGGACAGGGCCATCCTGAAGCGCATCAACCGGCTAATTGAGGAATGCCGGCGCACTCCGTTCGAGGGCATTGGC
Encoded proteins:
- a CDS encoding PEP-utilizing enzyme, coding for MSMKSFPKPSELPVPAGAEGWEKIYPYYLVFQDKLKEQEDAKFWFCDSQHWPTVYKPFETIGGEFAVKCLGQYNARHLMIPNANGIEFRVHLGYLYMSPIPVPEDQIAARVPHFEQRVGHYFQNWEELLKQWHFKVRGTIDEMEKLSFNKLPDMVPMDDITTGKAMDGSEVLLENYDRLIQLAYQNWQYHFEFLNLGYIAYLDFFNFCKEVFPNIPDQSIATMVQGVDMELFRPDDELKKLAKLAVELRLESAFGNTDDVDATLGAIAAAPGGDRWIAQYEGAKDPWFNFTVGNGFYGHDKYWYEHQEIPLGYIADYIRRLGEGQNIMRPTEELIAEKERIVEEYRDLLEGETQALFDAKRQLAATAYPYVENHNFYIEHWTMGVFWRKIRELSRMMHAEGFWTEPDDLLYLTRNEVRDALFDLVTGWGVGAEPIGPTYWPEEIERRRGIVDALKTARPQPALNTPPESITEPFTRMLWGITTEQVQQWLGAGEEVEGGGLRGMAASPGVVEGLARVVHDSDQLTEVQQGEILVATVTSPSWGPIFGKIKATVTDIGGMMSHAAIVCREYGLPAVTGTGSGSTTIKTGQLLRVDGTKGIVQILDIEEPEPLVTGPGAHSHSHA
- a CDS encoding SDR family NAD(P)-dependent oxidoreductase; the encoded protein is MTQQPTDANDAAATSRERTDAGTAQRTVLITGAAGGLGRAFALGFAGRGYRVAVADVNLEGAEETAKLVRETGADAAAYRADVTDPASTESLAAQVAEFGNGRIDVVLNNAAIYATVTRTPFEDIDPDEWDLVMNVNLKGPWLVTRAASPYLADGGRVINLSSATIFSGSEQWLHYVASKGGVVALTRVLAKELGRRGITVNAIAPGFTLTEASYSLMEDAESYGVDRGALKRASQPEDIVGAALFLAGPDSSYITGQTMVVDGGRQFI
- a CDS encoding 2Fe-2S iron-sulfur cluster-binding protein, producing the protein MPTVYFTDTEGTTREITGNPGDSVMETAVRNGVPGIVAECGGSLSCATCHVFVREDELPELPPMEDMEDEMLYGTAVDREENSRLSCQLKLCEGQDLHVTTPETQV
- a CDS encoding NAD(P)/FAD-dependent oxidoreductase — translated: MMGTGTADAEAKTNDGAAAAAGKAPARTGLLIIGASQSGVQLAVSLRALGFDEHITLLGDEDHRPYQRPALSKEFLQGTVESESLIFRSNEYWDEHNITLVKGEYITRIDKNDDGSGTAHAASGAEFGFKRLALTVGARARKLDLPGADLGGVVYLRNADDALALKAQLDSVREAVVVGGGFIGLEAASSLHKMRKSVTVLEYGPRLIGRAVGEDTSDYFLQAHRGRGIDIRLDARMKRLTAAEDGSRVAGVELEDGTVIPAQLVLVGIGVVPNTELAEQLGLEVDNGIVVDSHALASDGTTVAVGDVANMPNPLPGSPEGEHIRLESVNNAIEHAKVAAYSLMGRREDYAGIPWFWSNQADLKLQIAGLTLGYDQTVVRRDDERGKFSVLYYRNGRIIAADCVNAPLDFMSVKNALAKGQNIPADAAADPAVMLKTIITDG
- a CDS encoding HD domain-containing protein, translating into MRTPDTQSPQTNPDAAAGTAWSAADPAAHAEDPRATAFAAAYPVRPVPATGTLDTSPIAGTPAAEDLDRLWKAVVEETRSRGNDIHLPISLAYAERLCRAYPEADAEVVRVAIVLHDTGWAHVDESRILSEGFTGDWRKAAIRFEHETEGCKVARRVLPGLGYPDGFIARVCEIIDGHDTRHVAFSLEDALVRDADRLWRFDHAGIALASSWFAMTPAVYTDRLAAEIIPELITEAAYAMGTADLARSNALLKTGVIR
- a CDS encoding aldehyde dehydrogenase family protein, which produces MTSAAHSATEATRQAPAAFSGPAVDARAALSLPYTHVDDVFINGAWVPARGTGRNPVTDPATGQIWGSVPDGTPEDIDAAVGAARKAFDGGWARLAPSERAAYLLRIADEVDKRAEEMSLTNTRENGSPVSESTGAAANAASIFRYFATLAEYLERDDVRPFPRGGGESVVRRDPVGVCALIAPWNFPINLMVIKLAPALLAGCTVVMKPASPTPLSFRLVVDAVAAAGVPAGVVNLVTGSGRLGDALVRHPGVDKVAFTGSTPVGRKIAAACGELLRPVTLELGGKSSGIVLPDADLDAMSSGLVRSCMRNTGQTCYISTRILAPAGRYDEVVDMVTATIAAGVQGDPLDPATVFGPAATESQYRTVLEYVDAGRAEGARATTGGRAARLGGGLEGGFFVEPTVFADVTPSMRISREEIFGPVISVLKYTDVDEAVALANNTEFGLGGLVFGTDQDAALAVADRMDTGSVGINFFASNHSAPFGGRHDSGLGTEYGIEGLNAYLSYKSIHRRP
- a CDS encoding MFS transporter yields the protein MSESLKTVTQSAPSAPQHQSGSESLNTKDMRRILASSFIGSAIEYYDFILYATAASIVFNTVFFANLSPAFGLFASFATLAAGYLARPLGGIVFGHFGDKLGRKKMLVLSMLLMGASTVLIGLLPTTAVIGILAPVLLVTLRVIQGIAVGGEWGGAALMALESAPQKKRGLATSFATAGGPAGAVLATLVVSLTSALTGDAFLQWGWRIPFLLSAVLIAVGMIIRLKVAETPMFQKLQEAGEKKRMPLFDVLRNHPRAVVVALIATMSFYACQGILTVWGVSIAVGNGVDRSGVLNWKAAGAVLTLIMCFYTARLSDRIGRRKVLTVAGITGIVLAYPLLMLLSNGTLWGFAIAIVVGNGIVQGALFGPIGAYIAEQFPTRMRYTGASLSYQGASVLGAGFTPMIATGLMIAGNGSIWLVGAFWIAVILAGTIAVRATPEGTKVNLD
- a CDS encoding MBL fold metallo-hydrolase; protein product: MTASNLKPRIVTLGTAGGPRWWTPAEENNRTGIATAVVVGDSFYLVDCGHGVGRRLSQAGLKLANLRGIFLTHLHSDHTVDLASLAIFGLYDLLDRRNDPVRIIGPGNRGMLPYTSPRATVEPVPVAPHCPTPGTREMFEQLMYAHATDLNDRIIDSLRPSPFELFEASDIEIPDGIGYHANENPTPAMDPFVIYEDDLVKVSAILVEHPPVAPAFGFRFDTAEGSVTFSGDTTYTQNMVTLAQDTDLLLHEAIDFDFVEAMYADKTDEGSRAARDHHYKSHTSVRDAAKVASEAGVKQLALHHLVPGMAGDSVWKQAAEHFHGTFHVPADLEHIELRPSR
- a CDS encoding LysR family transcriptional regulator — translated: MAEFTIRQLQYFVAVLDHGSVTAAAKESNISQAAASMAIAQLEHAVGVDLLIRTRAKKVVATPAGLELAARARHILSMIGDIEGAVAGGFDEMRGALRTGCSPTLSPRLLPGLVDYFSSEYPAVDVSFREASAAELQQDVLEGRIDLALIYSLQAVDGVELAEIARVQPHLMLSATHPLAGQESITFAQVRDEWAILHDVPPTIERVTGMMRATGVEPKLRWPSTDMETIRSLVARGLGYSMVNTRPVNDTTGDGLKVAYVPLADELPPNSVVAALPPGTRVPRRVKEAIRFLREAATAPPAGTSQ
- a CDS encoding type II toxin-antitoxin system Phd/YefM family antitoxin translates to MAITASEARARLFPLIEQVNEDHAPVEIVSKKGSAVLMSLEDYEALQETAYLLRTPANAARLTESIAQHRAGKAAARQLAE
- a CDS encoding Txe/YoeB family addiction module toxin, yielding MNVLFTDIGWQDYQYWLATDRAILKRINRLIEECRRTPFEGIGKPEALKHQLAGYWSRRITEEHRLVYAVEENQLVVIAARHHY